Genomic DNA from Longimicrobium sp.:
GCCTGCCCCAGAGCGTCACGCTCGGCACCGTGCGCGGAGACCGCGCGTACGCCGTGGCCCGCGACGAGAACGACGTGGAATCCATCGTGGTCTACCAGCTCACCTCCACTCCCGGCGCCACAGTGGCAAAGGCGGGGCAATGACGAGAAATCAGCTCACCTCTACCCTGGTGACCGGCGTGCTGGTCACCTGCGCCGTGCTGATCACGGCGGCGGTGGTCAAACGCGAGTTCCTCCCGTCCGCCGCCGCGGCGCCGGGACCCGACCCGCGGCCCCGGAAGCTGGAGAACGCGGTCGCCCTGGCGCAGACGGGCCAGGTGATGGGCCGCCCCGACGCCCCGGTGAAGATCGTGGAGTTCTCCGACTTCCAGTGCCCGTTCTGTGCCCGCGCGCAGGAGGTCATCGAAAACGTCAGGCGCCGGCACCCGGACCGCGTCGCCGTCGTGTTCCGGCACTTTCCACTGGACGCCATCCACCCGCACGCCCGCACCGCCGCAATGGCGTCGGAATGCGCGGCCGAGCAGGGCCGCTTCCACGCGTACCACGACGCTCTCTTCGCGCGGCAGGACTCCATCGGCACCCGCGCGTGGGAGGCGTTCGCCGCCGACGCGGGGCTGCGCGACCTGCCTGCCTTCCGCCAGTGCGTGGACTCACGCAGGCACGCGGCGGCGGTGGAGCGCGACGCGCGGGTGGCAGCCGAGCTGGGGCTGGAGGTTACCCCGTCCCTCATCGTGAACGGGGAGCTGCGCCCCGGCCTGCCCACGGAGGAAGAGCTTGAGCGCTGGGTGCTCGCCGGCGGGCGCTGACCAGGCGCGGGCGGCGGACGGTGAGGGCCAGCTCAGCCGCCGCGCGTTCCTCCACCATGCCGCGGCGCTGGCCGCGGCAGCCTGGGCGGCGGGGTGCAGGGACGGGGCGGCCGCCGCGACGGCCCCGAGTTCGGTGGAGATCCTGGTGGTGGGCGCGGGGCTGGCCGGGTTGGCCGCGGCACGGGAGCTGGAGCGGAGCGGGCACGAGGTGCTGGTCCTGGAGGCGCGCGGGCGGCCCGGCGGACGGGTGCTGACGCTGCGGGAGCCCTTCGACGACGGGCTGTACGCCGAGGCGGGCGCGGTCTTCGTGCCCGCGCACCACCATCACACGATCACCTTCGCGCGCGAGCACGGAGTGCCGCTCGTTCCCGCGTTCGACCGGCGCCGCGCGGGGAGCCAGTGGTTCCACGTGGCGGGCCGGCTCGTCCGCGCGGATCCGGAGGGACGCGTTCCATGGCCGCTGCCGCTTCCCCCCGCCGAGCAGGGCATGTCGCCCGGCGCGCTCCAGGAGCGGTATCTCGGGCCGCTGATCCAGCGCCTGGGCGACCCGGCGCATCCCTCGTGGCCGAGCGAAGCGGCGCTGGCGTACGATGTGTTGAGCCTCGCCGATCTGCTGCGCCGCGAGGGGGCCTCGGAGAACGCGATCACGATCGCGCGGCTGGGCTACCTGGACGAGTGGGGCGACGGGATCGACTACATATCCGCCCTGGGAATGCTGCGCGACCTCGCGATCAACGGGCGCGGCCACGACACGTTCTCCGTCCAGGGCGGAACCGACCGGCTGCCTCGCGCCATGGCGGCCCGGCTGGCGGAACGGATCCGCTACGGCGCCGCGGTCACCGCCATCCGTCGGCGCCGCAGGGGCGTGGACGTGGAGTACGTCGAAGGGGGCACCCTGCGAGCGGTGAGGGCACGGCGGCTGGTTTGCGCGATCCCCTTCCCCGCGTTGCGCACCGTCCGGGCATCTCCCCCGTGGACGGCGGGGAAGCAGGCCGCCATCCACGGACTGCCCTCGACCTCGGTGACGCGCGTGTACCTGCAGGTTGGACGCCGGTTCTGGGACGAGGACGCCCCCGCAAGCACGCCGACGGACCTGCCCATCATGCTGGCAGCCGAAGCCAGCCGCGGCCAGCCGGGCGAGCGCGGCATCCTGGAAGCGTTCATCACCGGCGCGCGGGCGCGGGAGGTGGAACGAATGGCGCCAGCAGACCGCGTCTCGTTCGCGGCCGGGCACATGGAGCGCATCTACCCCGGGCTGCGGCGGCACTTGGAGCGCGGCGCGTCGTACGCCTGGGACGGCGACCCGTGGTCCCGGGGCGACTACGCCTGGTTCCGCCCCGGGCAGGTGCGACGCTTCCTTCCGCACCTGGCCACGCCCGAGGGCCGCGTGCACTTCGCGGGCGACCACACCTCCACCTCGCCCGGGTGGATGAACGGTGCGCTGGAGTCCGGGCTCCGCGCCGCGGACGAGATCACGAATGACGCCGGGTGACACCAGCCGCGCTGTACACTTTCCTGCCTCCAAGAACGGGCGTGGCAGCAGGCCCAGGACCGCAGCAACGGCCGAAGATCATCCACCCGTTACTTCGGCGGTTGGCCCCGAATGCCACTTCGGTTCTCCGGTTTCACGGTGAGGCAGTTGGGAACAGCGCGCTGTTCCCTGGCGCTCGCCCTGTCAATCAAAAACGCAGCCCCTCTCCTCGCGACTTATAGGCGATCGGCGTTGCAAAGCTCATCGCGCACCCCGACCAAGCAGGAGCTCACCCCCTCGACCATCGAAGGCGCGGGATCACGTTTCGTTCGATACCTCGTTGTGGTACGTGAAGCCTCCGATTCTAACCGCATTCCTGCCGAACTCGGCACCGCCATTGTGCGGGCGGCCGCCCACTTTGAGGGCTGGCTACCTCACCTCATGTTGATGGTACGAAACGGCATCGGCGGTGGCGTAGTACATCGCCGCGCAGACTCGATGGAGCGAAGCTTACCAGTCGGAACTCAATCGGAAGCCCCCAGCCTCAGAGCACCAGACGTCGTGCCTCCGTGCCAGTCGGTGCCCTCGATAGCGGGTGTCAAACAATCCGAAGGTGCGCCTGAGAGCTAAGTAGGGTTCCCCGTTCGTAACGGGTGTACAATCCGTCAGAGGCACGGAAGAGGGACGGAACGCGGTCTGTCGGCCCCCACGGATCGAATGGCCATACAGTCAGCGTAAAGACTGCGGTGCACTCCGAACCTGACGACCGGCGGTTCCGTATACGCTTGAACATCACTGCGGCGCGGGGCTCCGGAACGTGTGTCCTTCAAACAGGGGAAACGGAGGATGGATGAGGCGAAAATGCACCGCGTCACGTAGCAAGACGAAGACGAGGCAAAGTCGGTGGAATGCTTCGGGGTTCTCGACCGCGACGGTCCAAAGATTTGGATTGGCGACTACTTCTTTACCGAGGCGGCGGTCGTCACCTTCACACCCACGTCGGGCGCGTGAAAACGACGGGGCCGGACCCTACCGGGTTCCGGACCCCTCGCTTGGCCGACTACATCCGGGCCGGTCCGGCTACATCCGGGAGACCTTTAGCGGGTGGACGCACTACGTCTTTACTGTGCGCGACCGTACTGGATATCGGTTTCTAGCCGCCTCGCCAGAACAGCCGCCGCGTACCAGACCTCCGGGGCTTCAACGGTATGCCCAGCAGCGATCGACTGCAACAGTGCGAGGACCGACTCCGCGATCGGGGCGCTCAGCGGCTGCTCACCGTCGAGCGGATAATACCCGGTGCTCGACCCACCCTTCAGGGGAATCCGAGCGATCGAATCGGGAGGAACGAGATCCGTTAACCAAATTGCGTTATGGGGGTCCGTATAGCGGGTTAGCACCAACATTGCTGCCGCACGCACCGCAGCAGGCCGAGACCGGTCCGTCGCGGTTGCTCTCAACTGCTGATAAAGCCGAACATCTTTCAACCGTAAACTTGACCAAACCAGCACGTCTATCTCGCTCCCGCCGGTAATCGTCTGCCACACCGTCGCGAGCGCAGCCGGACCCTCACCCTCGCAGCCGGAGATCTGATGCAAGGCCCAGGCGCAATTCGTATGGGGATGGCCGGTAGTCAGAACCTGCGCTGCGAGGCGACAGTCGTTCCGGTGGTTCACCTGCAGATCCCTCGCGTCGCGCTGCCCAGCAGCAGGGGCCGCGCAGAACAGCATTGCGCCGACGAGGAGTCGGATGCTCTTAGATGTCGTCATCAGTTGTTTCTCCTAGCGGGCCGGGGCATTCTTCAGCTCGCCCCCGCGTTGATTTTTAAGTACACACGGGGTGCCTTGGTAGTTCGGTACTACATTACCTCCAGGCCGTATATGCAAGAGCAGTGATTCCGCTCGGGCGAATCCGTCGAGTTCGTCCCAGGCTTGTGTGTACTTGTCGTACAGGTCCGCCACATCCGACGATGTCGCTTGTTCCAGATCTGAGATCGCCGCCGGAAATTTCTGCGACAGCGCCGCTTCATACACGCGGCCGTGCTCCTTCTCGTGCCGTTCCACCCTTGGTGGCAGCTCTCGGGCAACGACAATCGGGGGGCACCAGTTGATCCCACTGGTGACGTTCCCCGTGGCGTTTGGATCTTGAGCCCGGTAAAAGTCGCTCCCCATCGTCATAGCCGGAGTATTCAAGACGTAAAAGCCAAAGAAGCTAATAGTCGCATTATCCGCGAAGTAGTCTAGCCCATCGTTCGGTCCCCCGTTGACGGGAGCCGTATCGTCTGGGGGCAGATCGCCCGGTCGTTCCGTTCTGAACCAACTCGCGAAACCCAGATCTTCCGCCCACTCGATTCTGCTCGGTATAACCATCCGGGAATCTCCAGGCGTTTGAACGAACCTGTAATCAGGCTGGCGGTCCCGCCAGTCACGTGGCTCAACAGTTACCGGAACCGATCGGTCGAGAAGTTCGCCACCGTTGACCCGCGCACGGACGGTAACCGTGCCACTGATAACCATCTGACCACCCCAGGTTGTATCTGGAGTTGTGAATTCCTCTGGAGACGTGTACAACCGCCCGTGCGAATCGGTCCCAGTGAAACTCCATTCTTGAACTTGGACAGTTCCGCTACTCGCCTTGACCAAGCAACGAATCTCCTGCGCCCGCGTAACGCGGTTGGACCCCAAATCACCCGCGCAGGAGAGTTCGAGATCTTCTGAATCCCGCGTGTATCGAATCTCGTCGATCATACCCATATATGACTTGATCGTGCACCTGCGAATGCCCTCTGCAGGGATGCTCAAAGACTCGAGCGGGAACGGCAGGGGGCCGTTGTAGTTCATCATAACGCCACGAGAAATAATTGGGCCGGGTGCAAAGTCGCTACCGATCTGCGAGCCATTCCCGTCGAAGCAGGTGATTTCAAGGTCGCCATATAGGCGAGCGTTGAAGGTGAGGTTCTTTACGGGAAAATCAAAGAGGAATTCCCCGGTTCTTGGACCGTAGTCGAGGAACATCGCACCGGAACCACCTGAGGGTGGCCAGACTTCTACAAGGGACTCATCCCATGAAAGCGACGAACTCAGTGTAGTATACGGCCCGGCAATTCTCAGCCCGGCTTGGCCGAAGTATGGGATCGTCCCAGGGCCTAGGCGTTCGAAGTGGATCACGAACTCTCCTGAATTACTGCCCCGACCCCAGCCGTAGTATAGCGAAGGGGTAGCCGGGGTGGGGAGGAGAGCCTGATTGTCAGTACATGCTGCTGTAAACGCGAGAACGATGAAAGTCAGTCCTGTTCCGATAGCTCGCCTGCTCATGAGGGCCTGGTGGTGGGGAGGTTACAAAAAGGCGGCACACGAAGTGACGAGTAGTGGAACGTAAGAGCATTCCGGCGCGGATGCAACTCTAGTAGGCTGGAAATGAACGCACCTACACGAAGTGTTTTTCAGCCGAAGCCGCGTCTGGCTGACGTTTTGTGGCGACGTTCCGCCCCGGACAAGTGCGGCGTTTCCGCCTAGCACCGGCAGTGCCCAAGCTGGAGTCCGGGTTGCGCGCCGCGGGCGAGCTCACGGAGGGTGAACGCCAGCGTCCCGTACGCTTTCCCCCCTCTGAGGCGATTGCGAAGCGGCGCTGGCGTACGATGCGTTGAACCTCGCCGATCTGCTGCGCCAAGGGGCCTCGGAGAACGCGATCGCGATCGCGCGGCTGGGCTACCTGGACGAGTGGGGCGACGGAATCGACCACGTATCCGCGCTGGGGATGCTGCGGGACCTCGCGATCAACGGGCGCGGCCACGACACGTTCTCCGTCCAGGGCGGAACCGACCGGCTGCCCCGCGCCATGGCGGCCAAGCTGGCGGGACGGACCCGCTATGGCGCCGCGGGCATCGCCATCCACCGGCGCCGCAGGGGGTGGAGGTCGAGTACGTCGAAGGGGGTACACCGCGGACCGTAAGGGCACGGCGGCTGGTTTGCGCGATCCCTTCCCCGCGTGGCCGAGTACCACGACCCGGTGCAGGCAGTGCGCGCGCGAGTTGCCGCGGCGCAGGCTCCGCTGGACCGGCTGGAGGGCGTCGGGAAGAAATCCGCACCGGCCGCCTTAGGCGCACCCTTCCAGAGGTGCTGGCTGTGCACGTCGCGACGGATGGCCGCATCTGGGTTCAGCGATGGATGCCCGAGGGAAAAGCGGGTTCGGCGTACGACGTATTCACGCGGAACGGGACGTATCTCTCCACTGTGCTGGTCCCCGCAAAGTTCAGCCGGGCCCCGGCACCGGTGTTCACGTCCACGAGGGTCTACGGCGTGGTACTCGACGAAGAAACCGAGGTACAACAGGTCGGCGCCTTCGAGGTGAGCGTCCCATAGGTTTCCAGCGGCAACTCACGACTGTCCGGAAGTTCGCGCGCCGCAGCCGGGAGGCAGTCACAACGCGGGACCGCTCGCTGGCTCCAACGACGGACAGCGGTCCGTATTCCGTTCGTCGCCGGGGGATGGGCCGTACTCGGACGGTGGCGGTCCGCCTCGCCGCGCCCGGCGGCGGCAGCGCGGGCAACCATGGACGCATCGCAGGTATCTACTCCACAGGCACTGACTCAATCGTCCGAGCCGTGGCGCCTTTTGTGACCGATTGTGCTAGCGCGCTAGCACGCAT
This window encodes:
- a CDS encoding DsbA family protein, whose product is MTRNQLTSTLVTGVLVTCAVLITAAVVKREFLPSAAAAPGPDPRPRKLENAVALAQTGQVMGRPDAPVKIVEFSDFQCPFCARAQEVIENVRRRHPDRVAVVFRHFPLDAIHPHARTAAMASECAAEQGRFHAYHDALFARQDSIGTRAWEAFAADAGLRDLPAFRQCVDSRRHAAAVERDARVAAELGLEVTPSLIVNGELRPGLPTEEELERWVLAGGR
- a CDS encoding NAD(P)/FAD-dependent oxidoreductase — protein: MSAGCSPAGADQARAADGEGQLSRRAFLHHAAALAAAAWAAGCRDGAAAATAPSSVEILVVGAGLAGLAAARELERSGHEVLVLEARGRPGGRVLTLREPFDDGLYAEAGAVFVPAHHHHTITFAREHGVPLVPAFDRRRAGSQWFHVAGRLVRADPEGRVPWPLPLPPAEQGMSPGALQERYLGPLIQRLGDPAHPSWPSEAALAYDVLSLADLLRREGASENAITIARLGYLDEWGDGIDYISALGMLRDLAINGRGHDTFSVQGGTDRLPRAMAARLAERIRYGAAVTAIRRRRRGVDVEYVEGGTLRAVRARRLVCAIPFPALRTVRASPPWTAGKQAAIHGLPSTSVTRVYLQVGRRFWDEDAPASTPTDLPIMLAAEASRGQPGERGILEAFITGARAREVERMAPADRVSFAAGHMERIYPGLRRHLERGASYAWDGDPWSRGDYAWFRPGQVRRFLPHLATPEGRVHFAGDHTSTSPGWMNGALESGLRAADEITNDAG